In Polynucleobacter sp. MWH-S4W17, a genomic segment contains:
- a CDS encoding YhjD/YihY/BrkB family envelope integrity protein, giving the protein MRLIRNPQLWLSLAKEIWERNRGQNLKQIAASLAFTTTLSMVPMVTIATILIGHLPRVIQVKNTFRSWLLDTYMPGGINQQAFIYLEQFSSQAKGLTYVGLAGLIITTIMTLAVIEGAFNQIFKVTARRPLYKKIVIYSAATILGPIMLGVGIYLSGVLFSASEGWISAVSFGFQLVAAIAPIFLAILVYAVVYKILPYAKILWQDAFTGAFVAALAFELMKFGFAIFLGNTAFYKTVYGAFAILPLGLTWIYMTWWITLTGAVLVANLPDIRSGVIRVIRY; this is encoded by the coding sequence ATGCGCCTTATTCGTAACCCCCAATTATGGCTCTCTCTGGCTAAAGAGATCTGGGAGCGTAATCGCGGTCAAAATTTGAAGCAAATTGCAGCCAGCCTAGCATTTACAACAACTTTATCCATGGTGCCGATGGTCACGATCGCCACCATACTGATCGGCCACCTCCCACGCGTAATTCAAGTAAAAAATACCTTTAGATCCTGGCTTTTGGATACCTATATGCCAGGCGGCATTAATCAGCAGGCATTTATTTATTTAGAGCAATTCTCATCCCAAGCAAAAGGCTTAACCTATGTGGGCTTGGCCGGACTGATCATCACGACAATCATGACTTTAGCGGTGATTGAGGGTGCCTTTAACCAAATATTCAAGGTCACTGCAAGACGCCCTTTGTATAAAAAAATTGTGATCTATAGTGCGGCAACTATCCTAGGTCCAATCATGCTTGGCGTTGGCATTTACTTGAGTGGCGTTTTATTTAGTGCTTCAGAAGGCTGGATCAGCGCGGTATCTTTTGGCTTTCAACTGGTGGCCGCGATTGCCCCAATCTTTTTGGCCATTCTGGTCTATGCAGTGGTCTACAAAATTCTTCCTTACGCCAAGATTTTGTGGCAAGACGCCTTTACGGGAGCTTTTGTTGCAGCGCTTGCCTTTGAGCTAATGAAGTTTGGATTTGCCATTTTCTTGGGCAATACAGCATTCTATAAAACGGTATATGGCGCTTTTGCGATCTTGCCTCTCGGTTTAACGTGGATCTATATGACCTGGTGGATTACCTTAACTGGCGCGGTATTGGTGGCTAATTTGCCGGATATTCGAAGCGGTGTCATTAGGGTTATTCGTTACTAA
- the wrbA gene encoding NAD(P)H:quinone oxidoreductase produces MSQHDILVLYYSRYGATKDLARLIAEGIESVPGANARLRTVPPISAVCEATEAAVPQDGAPYAEYSDLKECIGLALGSPTRFGNMAAPMKYFWDGSSSEWLNGALIGKPACVFTSTGSMHGGQESTLLTMMIPLLHHGMMLMGIPYSEPDLMSSNTGGSPYGVTHLAHADGRAPISPEEQRLAKAQGKRLAEAALMLFQNKR; encoded by the coding sequence ATGAGCCAACACGATATTTTAGTTTTGTACTACTCCCGTTATGGTGCAACCAAGGATCTGGCGCGCCTGATTGCCGAGGGTATCGAGAGCGTACCAGGGGCAAATGCCCGCTTGAGAACCGTGCCCCCCATTTCTGCGGTTTGTGAAGCTACTGAGGCAGCCGTTCCCCAGGATGGAGCGCCTTACGCTGAATATTCAGACCTAAAGGAGTGCATTGGTCTTGCTTTAGGGTCTCCGACTCGTTTTGGCAATATGGCAGCGCCGATGAAATACTTTTGGGACGGTAGTTCTTCAGAGTGGTTGAATGGCGCCTTAATTGGTAAGCCGGCCTGCGTCTTTACGAGTACCGGCAGCATGCATGGCGGTCAAGAAAGCACCCTCTTAACAATGATGATTCCACTGTTGCATCACGGCATGATGCTGATGGGCATTCCTTACAGCGAGCCTGACCTCATGTCTTCAAATACAGGCGGCAGTCCCTATGGAGTAACTCATCTCGCCCATGCCGATGGACGTGCGCCCATCAGCCCTGAAGAGCAGCGCCTAGCAAAGGCACAGGGTAAGCGTTTAGCTGAAGCTGCCTTAATGCTTTTTCAAAACAAAAGGTAA
- a CDS encoding DUF2069 domain-containing protein has protein sequence MIKKSLDKNPYQLIATAAFIDLFILCVCWEWFVSPLRPGGSWLILKGIPLLFAIPGIWKGRVYTMQWASMLILLYTTEGLVRILETGANFWLALLETILSTIGFVCLLMYLKPIKKEAKAIKKAAAE, from the coding sequence ATGATAAAAAAGAGTCTCGACAAAAATCCATACCAACTTATAGCAACAGCTGCTTTTATTGATTTATTTATCTTGTGTGTCTGTTGGGAGTGGTTCGTCTCCCCTCTCCGACCTGGTGGATCCTGGTTAATCCTGAAAGGCATCCCTTTGCTATTCGCTATTCCTGGGATATGGAAAGGAAGGGTTTACACAATGCAGTGGGCCTCAATGTTGATATTGCTATATACAACCGAAGGCTTAGTTCGCATTCTCGAAACAGGTGCTAACTTTTGGCTTGCGCTCCTCGAAACTATTTTGTCGACCATTGGCTTTGTCTGTTTACTCATGTATCTAAAGCCCATCAAAAAAGAAGCTAAGGCTATAAAAAAGGCGGCTGCGGAGTAA
- a CDS encoding FAD-binding oxidoreductase encodes MQNFINQLSTVLETKYILTQDGDKAPYLTDWRKRFTGKALAVLLPGNATEVANIVKLCAASQVAIVPQGGHTGFCGGATPDNSGKQVILNLKRMNQIREIDSANQTITLEAGCILQAVQEKAAEQGFLFPLSLGAEGSCMIGGNLATNAGGTNVLRYGNARDLCLGLEVVTAKGEIWNGVKGLRKDNTGYDLRDLFIGSEGTLGIITAAVMKLYPLPISQWTTLVACETIASSIALLNLFQKRATSLLTGFEMMTQESLDLNEKHFPQMVNPLQGKPPFTVLIELSDHESEDHVRQLLETILEEAFESGLISDAVVASNLSQANAFWHMREHITLAQAEEGANLKHDITIPLSSLDRFIKETDALMRTKFPGVRIINFGHLGDGNLHYNIAPPLGTDPKTFNEINEKPIHELVYAQVERCNGSISAEHGVGQLKLEGLRAHKGEVAHELMKTLKRALDPQNILNPHKVVSI; translated from the coding sequence ATGCAAAACTTCATCAATCAGTTATCCACAGTCCTTGAGACAAAATATATTCTGACTCAAGATGGGGATAAAGCGCCCTACTTAACTGATTGGCGTAAACGCTTTACGGGAAAAGCGCTTGCAGTTCTTTTACCCGGTAATGCTACTGAAGTAGCAAATATCGTCAAGCTCTGCGCCGCAAGCCAGGTTGCTATAGTCCCTCAAGGAGGGCATACCGGCTTTTGTGGCGGCGCTACACCCGATAACAGCGGTAAGCAAGTCATCCTCAATCTCAAGCGCATGAATCAGATTCGTGAAATCGATAGTGCCAATCAAACGATCACACTCGAGGCGGGATGTATTTTGCAAGCCGTGCAAGAAAAAGCTGCTGAGCAGGGATTTTTATTTCCCTTAAGTCTGGGTGCTGAGGGTAGTTGCATGATCGGCGGTAACTTAGCAACCAATGCCGGTGGAACTAATGTGTTGCGCTACGGTAATGCACGTGATTTATGTCTAGGTCTTGAAGTTGTTACTGCTAAAGGTGAGATTTGGAATGGCGTTAAAGGTTTGCGCAAGGACAATACGGGTTACGATTTGCGTGACTTGTTTATTGGATCTGAAGGTACTTTGGGAATCATTACTGCTGCAGTCATGAAGCTATACCCACTACCGATCTCTCAATGGACCACCCTTGTCGCATGTGAAACCATCGCCTCTTCAATTGCACTTTTAAATCTCTTTCAGAAACGGGCAACTTCACTTCTGACCGGATTTGAAATGATGACGCAGGAGTCATTGGATTTAAATGAGAAACACTTTCCACAGATGGTAAATCCACTGCAAGGTAAGCCGCCATTTACCGTACTGATTGAATTGTCAGATCATGAGAGCGAGGATCATGTCAGGCAACTTCTGGAAACCATTTTGGAGGAAGCATTTGAATCAGGACTCATCAGCGACGCCGTTGTTGCCAGCAACTTAAGTCAAGCCAATGCTTTTTGGCATATGCGGGAACACATTACGCTAGCGCAAGCCGAAGAAGGCGCAAACCTCAAACATGACATCACCATCCCCCTCTCATCGCTTGATCGCTTTATCAAAGAAACCGATGCCTTGATGAGGACAAAGTTTCCGGGTGTCAGAATCATCAATTTTGGCCATTTAGGGGATGGAAACCTGCACTACAACATTGCCCCACCCTTGGGCACAGACCCCAAGACCTTCAATGAAATCAATGAAAAGCCCATTCATGAGCTCGTATATGCCCAGGTCGAGCGCTGTAATGGCTCCATTTCTGCAGAACACGGGGTAGGACAGCTCAAATTGGAGGGCTTAAGGGCTCATAAGGGTGAAGTTGCCCACGAGCTCATGAAGACCCTCAAAAGAGCTTTAGACCCCCAAAATATCCTTAATCCCCATAAAGTTGTCTCCATTTAA
- a CDS encoding alpha/beta fold hydrolase has product MSVSFPGFEAKTFSTDSEDGSIDISYLIGGNGPPLLLLHGFPQTKAIWSQVAPELARNFTVVAADLRGYGASSKPHGKIDHSTYSKRSMAADQHALMKSLGFNQFFLLGHDRGGRVSHRLAMDFPESVLRLMVLDVSPTLTMYENTTMQFAKGYWHWFFLIQPEPVPETLIGANPEFWLKNHMGRHAGTGIFSPDRWSEYLAGASNPEGMHAMCEDYRAAATTDLIHDRSDRAAGKMLKMPLKVLWGEHGLVNQCFKPLEDWGAVARDVSGKSVPSGHYIPEEIPDVLLAEVRKFFG; this is encoded by the coding sequence ATGTCTGTATCTTTTCCAGGTTTTGAAGCTAAAACATTTTCCACTGACTCTGAAGATGGTTCAATTGATATCTCATATCTCATTGGTGGTAACGGTCCTCCATTGTTGCTACTCCATGGGTTTCCCCAAACGAAGGCCATCTGGAGCCAAGTAGCTCCTGAGTTAGCCAGAAACTTTACGGTAGTTGCTGCTGACTTGAGGGGATATGGTGCGTCATCAAAGCCCCACGGCAAAATTGATCACTCAACATATTCAAAAAGATCAATGGCCGCAGATCAACATGCATTGATGAAAAGTTTAGGTTTTAATCAATTCTTCTTGCTTGGACATGACAGAGGTGGAAGGGTTTCTCATCGCCTGGCAATGGATTTTCCTGAAAGTGTTTTGCGCTTAATGGTCCTAGACGTATCTCCAACATTAACCATGTATGAGAACACCACCATGCAGTTTGCTAAGGGATATTGGCATTGGTTCTTCCTGATACAGCCAGAGCCAGTTCCAGAAACCTTAATCGGTGCTAATCCTGAGTTTTGGTTAAAAAATCATATGGGTCGCCATGCGGGTACGGGAATATTTTCCCCAGATCGATGGTCGGAATATTTGGCTGGGGCCAGCAATCCAGAAGGCATGCATGCTATGTGTGAAGATTACCGAGCCGCTGCTACGACTGACCTCATCCACGATCGCTCCGATCGTGCTGCTGGCAAGATGTTGAAGATGCCACTGAAGGTGTTGTGGGGTGAACATGGCTTAGTAAACCAGTGCTTTAAACCCTTAGAGGACTGGGGGGCTGTGGCAAGGGATGTTTCTGGAAAATCTGTTCCCAGCGGTCACTACATACCAGAAGAGATTCCTGACGTATTGCTGGCGGAGGTCAGGAAATTTTTTGGCTAA
- a CDS encoding EF-hand domain-containing protein, which yields MKSLLQKIVAIALASFIGIPLLAIADDASRDNEIAERFAKCDVNHDGKLTREEANGCMPRIYDHFSYIDSSNRGYVTVAEIQAMANR from the coding sequence ATGAAATCACTCCTTCAAAAAATAGTCGCCATTGCCTTGGCATCCTTTATTGGAATTCCATTGTTGGCTATAGCTGATGATGCATCTCGCGATAATGAAATTGCTGAGCGATTTGCTAAATGCGATGTCAATCATGATGGCAAGTTAACTAGAGAAGAAGCTAATGGTTGCATGCCTCGTATCTATGACCACTTTAGTTACATCGACTCAAGCAACAGAGGTTATGTAACTGTGGCTGAAATTCAGGCTATGGCTAATCGTTGA
- a CDS encoding DUF3313 domain-containing protein produces the protein MNKMKVLLATFATAMTLAACSNAPKLATESMPRSGFLPDYNLLVPMASSDKDTRIWRYRISGVNPGSYTAVILDPIYLNQNATKSVSMDDINKAKAALQASMVEAVNSRGTIKIVNKPGPGVARISVGITGAESSADSLQPWNFTPIGLAMNAAAYAGGVNSKTPALLVESKITDSQSKQLLGEGLITIQGESFRTNAGSADSFVAMAKKVVRSAMETSANPVPTGQ, from the coding sequence ATGAATAAAATGAAAGTGCTGTTAGCAACATTTGCTACGGCAATGACTTTGGCTGCATGTAGCAATGCACCTAAATTAGCAACAGAATCCATGCCTAGATCGGGCTTCTTGCCTGATTACAATCTTTTAGTTCCAATGGCTAGCAGCGATAAAGATACTCGTATTTGGAGATACCGTATTTCAGGTGTGAACCCTGGTTCATACACCGCAGTAATCTTGGACCCGATTTACCTGAATCAAAATGCCACCAAGTCAGTCAGCATGGATGATATTAATAAGGCAAAAGCCGCACTACAGGCCTCTATGGTTGAGGCTGTTAATTCTCGCGGCACCATCAAGATAGTTAATAAACCAGGACCTGGTGTTGCGCGCATCTCTGTTGGCATCACTGGCGCGGAAAGTTCAGCCGATAGTTTGCAACCCTGGAATTTCACCCCAATTGGTTTGGCAATGAATGCAGCTGCTTATGCTGGTGGCGTAAATTCCAAAACACCAGCGCTGTTGGTTGAGAGCAAAATAACTGATAGTCAATCAAAACAATTATTAGGAGAAGGCTTGATTACCATTCAAGGGGAATCCTTTAGGACTAACGCCGGATCTGCAGATTCATTTGTTGCAATGGCGAAGAAAGTGGTCCGCTCAGCAATGGAAACATCCGCCAACCCAGTGCCAACTGGTCAATAA
- a CDS encoding S-layer family protein: MITNTSTGSIYGAPIVRDGSGNYSGGAISNQGYISLLENSGPIKGGIVLWGTSGPLIDSLINNTTGTITGGIINDGGIINDSAVDYGIVNSGTISGGNSIKGIRNTGGIDAMIYGISNAGTINDGILNEGGAQILASGASGSSGIYNTGTINGGINNSGAASIDSIVNGNTGSINGNQITFNGTDVLGGAINNIGPSSTINTIFSQGLIAGGIANSNFAAIISIVNIGGTISGSSISSLGRNQFGGGAINNSNGGTIGTIVNQGSITGGIVQWGNNETASIGSIDNSGSISGGILNADGAITGIANSGSITGSGTYGAIYNSSSPSGIVSITNSGSITGGVINTIGGNIGAIENSSGGTIDSITNNGSANIGQIINNGGGSIGAIENSSGGIVNNITNHSTMNGSQPGIGLITTTGASITTIVNDGLIGIITSVNNGVIGNIVNSGGAITTLNNGQDRGISGAIRIQGNLPNNYFGVFNRSTSSSLSASSISSSTPIMKFGVYLNPSYVSTVGRYSNVLTGIAPSYLYGGSGSWTPGVTIVGVSNGFTYKLIENATTGSWDLELSTTPTPTPPPTPAGPSTVNTQQSLSNTVQAVQGVVTILNTTLTNSFTYDCNEFGENNVCVSAGGRNTAYSASNGLNNTSALLIAAYRPHPNYRIGAYADQNLSMNNAGSTVNLGNNTPLVGLFGAWNERLDGTGAEVKVSAAYGQKNATVTRSVVGSGSTASEAGNGGAPINSQGAQVTAKYGFGIVENVIVSPYIGVRYAQNNMNGYTETASSSITAPLTYSAINTNATTALVGVGTSYKIIPAATVFASAGVETDTNTNNGTYSATGVSGLTPINFNANPVKTRPTATVGAYYDVEKNQRLGITGIYRQEPYQAVQTTTVMATYTVGL, encoded by the coding sequence GTGATTACAAATACAAGCACTGGTTCAATATATGGAGCTCCTATTGTGCGGGATGGCTCGGGTAACTATTCGGGAGGTGCCATAAGTAATCAAGGCTATATCAGTTTGCTCGAAAATTCCGGACCAATTAAAGGTGGCATAGTATTGTGGGGTACTTCTGGACCTCTAATCGATTCATTAATAAATAACACTACTGGCACTATAACTGGCGGCATCATTAATGATGGAGGCATTATTAATGATTCTGCAGTTGACTATGGAATTGTTAATAGTGGGACTATAAGCGGGGGCAACTCGATTAAGGGTATTCGAAACACTGGCGGTATTGATGCGATGATTTATGGCATATCAAATGCCGGCACCATTAATGATGGAATTTTAAATGAAGGCGGCGCGCAAATTCTTGCCTCAGGAGCTAGTGGTTCAAGTGGTATCTATAACACTGGAACCATCAATGGAGGCATTAATAACTCTGGTGCTGCAAGCATTGACTCTATAGTTAATGGTAATACAGGATCAATTAATGGAAATCAAATTACGTTTAACGGAACTGACGTTCTTGGCGGTGCAATTAATAATATAGGCCCTAGTAGCACAATTAATACCATCTTCAGTCAGGGACTTATTGCTGGCGGAATTGCAAATTCCAATTTTGCAGCGATTATCTCAATAGTAAATATTGGCGGCACAATATCAGGAAGCTCAATTTCATCGTTGGGACGTAATCAGTTTGGTGGCGGGGCTATCAATAATAGTAACGGCGGTACGATCGGTACAATCGTTAACCAAGGATCTATAACTGGCGGGATTGTTCAATGGGGCAATAATGAAACTGCAAGTATTGGCTCCATTGATAATTCGGGATCAATCTCAGGAGGCATATTAAACGCTGATGGAGCAATAACTGGGATTGCTAACTCTGGATCTATAACGGGTTCAGGAACATATGGCGCTATTTACAATTCAAGTAGTCCCAGCGGAATTGTCTCCATAACAAATTCTGGGTCAATTACTGGTGGCGTGATCAATACCATTGGTGGAAATATTGGTGCTATAGAAAATAGTAGTGGCGGAACCATTGATTCAATTACCAATAACGGTAGTGCAAATATAGGTCAAATCATAAACAATGGCGGCGGCAGTATTGGTGCTATAGAAAATAGTAGTGGCGGAATTGTTAACAATATTACAAACCATTCGACGATGAATGGTTCCCAGCCCGGTATAGGATTAATAACTACCACTGGCGCTTCAATTACCACGATTGTGAACGATGGTTTAATTGGCATAATTACCAGCGTAAATAACGGCGTTATAGGGAATATTGTCAATTCGGGAGGTGCCATAACTACTTTAAATAATGGCCAAGATCGAGGCATTAGCGGAGCAATTCGAATCCAAGGAAATTTACCTAATAATTATTTTGGTGTATTTAATCGATCTACTTCCTCATCGCTGTCTGCTTCAAGCATCTCATCTTCTACGCCAATCATGAAGTTTGGTGTGTACTTAAATCCAAGCTATGTCTCTACGGTAGGAAGATATTCAAATGTATTAACAGGGATAGCGCCGTCATATCTTTACGGCGGTAGCGGTTCATGGACCCCGGGCGTAACGATAGTTGGCGTTTCAAATGGATTTACATATAAATTAATTGAAAACGCAACAACCGGTTCTTGGGATCTAGAGTTATCAACAACGCCAACACCAACACCACCCCCAACTCCGGCTGGCCCTTCAACAGTAAATACCCAGCAGTCTTTGTCCAACACAGTCCAAGCCGTTCAAGGTGTGGTCACGATCTTAAACACCACCTTGACCAATAGCTTTACCTACGACTGTAATGAGTTTGGTGAGAATAATGTCTGTGTGAGCGCAGGCGGGCGTAACACAGCTTATTCAGCATCTAACGGTTTGAATAACACCAGCGCCTTGTTAATTGCAGCTTATCGTCCGCATCCAAACTATCGAATTGGCGCTTATGCAGACCAGAATCTATCAATGAACAATGCTGGCTCAACGGTTAATTTAGGCAATAACACTCCACTCGTTGGGTTGTTTGGTGCTTGGAATGAAAGATTGGATGGTACCGGTGCTGAAGTTAAAGTATCTGCTGCATATGGTCAAAAGAATGCTACCGTTACACGCTCCGTGGTTGGTTCAGGTTCAACCGCTTCAGAGGCAGGCAATGGTGGCGCTCCCATCAATAGCCAAGGCGCACAAGTTACTGCGAAATATGGCTTTGGCATTGTTGAGAATGTCATCGTTTCTCCATACATCGGGGTGCGGTACGCCCAAAATAATATGAATGGCTATACCGAGACAGCTTCATCATCAATAACAGCGCCGTTGACCTATTCAGCGATCAATACAAACGCTACTACTGCATTGGTTGGTGTGGGGACTTCATACAAGATCATTCCAGCGGCTACAGTATTTGCAAGTGCTGGTGTTGAGACTGATACCAATACTAATAATGGTACTTACTCGGCTACAGGTGTGAGTGGTCTGACACCAATTAACTTCAATGCCAATCCAGTGAAGACAAGACCAACGGCTACTGTAGGTGCTTACTATGATGTTGAGAAGAATCAGCGTTTAGGTATTACTGGCATTTATAGGCAAGAGCCATACCAAGCCGTTCAAACAACGACTGTGATGGCGACGTATACGGTTGGTTTGTAA
- a CDS encoding helix-turn-helix transcriptional regulator, producing MKSRFSSYNLDWLTNTPAFRIDADASVERMPMPISPELGKGSMEVQRLTMGMTLFHGIHTFEPAAKGALVPLTAFTSDFPEPTLSVQVATHGQFAHHEQFPKVNLIFNHGNDLFRYGDKVDTQSYLDGSNDSEMTAMFIGRSVLDSILSEESSETLLKWLGLTPAPQALVKTCPIFISNLLRSTHTNKMHGEAKKLFSQAKVVEYLSALLVHSNAEPSKTSVNQKRRVIVRGLHQYLLGLEGALPTLSELSKQHGISVRLLNAEFVKEYGESIYSFVVNHRLNQAHMVLETTNLQMKVLADNLGYSHVNHFITAFKNKFGYSPGTLRK from the coding sequence ATGAAATCAAGATTCTCTAGCTACAACCTAGATTGGCTAACCAATACCCCTGCGTTTCGTATTGATGCTGACGCTAGTGTTGAGCGAATGCCTATGCCTATTAGCCCAGAACTAGGCAAAGGATCGATGGAAGTTCAGAGACTCACAATGGGGATGACTTTATTTCACGGGATCCATACGTTTGAGCCTGCTGCAAAGGGAGCGCTTGTTCCACTCACGGCATTTACCTCCGACTTTCCAGAACCCACATTGAGCGTACAAGTTGCAACGCATGGTCAGTTTGCTCATCACGAGCAATTTCCCAAGGTCAACTTAATATTTAATCATGGCAATGACTTGTTTAGATACGGCGACAAGGTGGATACTCAATCCTATCTTGATGGGTCAAACGATAGTGAGATGACGGCCATGTTCATCGGTCGCTCTGTGCTTGATTCAATTCTTAGCGAAGAGTCTAGTGAAACGCTTTTGAAATGGCTTGGGTTAACACCTGCACCACAGGCCTTAGTCAAAACATGCCCAATCTTCATCTCCAACCTATTGCGCAGCACTCATACAAACAAAATGCATGGAGAAGCCAAAAAGCTATTCTCCCAAGCAAAGGTTGTTGAGTATTTAAGCGCTTTATTGGTTCATTCCAATGCTGAGCCCAGCAAAACATCAGTAAATCAAAAACGACGAGTAATAGTAAGAGGTTTACATCAATATCTATTGGGTTTAGAAGGCGCCCTACCTACCCTGAGCGAGCTTTCAAAACAGCATGGAATATCGGTCCGTCTTCTGAATGCTGAATTTGTTAAAGAGTATGGTGAATCAATTTATTCATTTGTAGTGAATCATCGCCTCAATCAAGCTCACATGGTCCTTGAAACCACAAACTTACAGATGAAAGTTCTAGCTGATAACTTGGGCTATTCTCACGTGAATCACTTCATCACCGCTTTTAAGAATAAGTTTGGTTATTCACCCGGAACATTGCGCAAGTAG